A region of Moorena producens PAL-8-15-08-1 DNA encodes the following proteins:
- a CDS encoding PhnE/PtxC family ABC transporter permease, which produces MFVLFPGILPGAIALGLNNLGILGRLMTETNENLEKPPLEALKAQGTPGNRLFLYGILPINLPRFLAYILYRWEVCIRETVMVGKS; this is translated from the coding sequence CTGTTTGTCCTGTTTCCTGGAATTTTACCCGGTGCGATCGCACTGGGATTAAACAACCTCGGTATTCTAGGCAGATTAATGACAGAAACCAATGAAAACCTGGAAAAGCCTCCTTTAGAAGCCTTAAAAGCCCAGGGAACTCCAGGAAACCGGCTATTTCTCTATGGGATACTACCGATTAACTTGCCCCGTTTCCTAGCTTATATCCTCTATCGCTGGGAAGTCTGCATCCGGGAGACTGTCATGGTCGGTAAGTCGTAG
- a CDS encoding Npun_R2821/Npun_R2822 family protein, which yields MNRGIYITANDRVIEQSIALLNSIRSYDSDTPIVLIPYDDNYQKVAQILKESYGVEIYPDLAFIERLSTKLHEIFGEGFFARPNQFRKQACWFGTFDEFIYIDTDIVVFEKIADTLDYLADYDFICCDYQHVGGITNVFTPKVIEDKIFSEAELKDIFNGGFWGAKKNKISEETLYETFAECAAHPEYFDFSQKTSDQPIINYMILKQMHHRFNIVRRPGGAPGNWAGSKQFQTQGVRLIDPNLNQPLQYLHWAGIRIQPGCPYWDIWKHYRYLNEPMPEDESLQPKTQKSLWEQITNKLHKSLKK from the coding sequence ATGAATCGTGGAATTTACATCACTGCTAATGACCGGGTGATTGAGCAGTCTATTGCATTACTAAATAGTATCCGCTCTTATGATAGCGATACCCCAATTGTTTTGATTCCCTATGATGACAATTATCAAAAGGTGGCTCAAATTCTTAAAGAGTCCTATGGGGTAGAGATTTATCCAGATTTGGCATTTATCGAACGCCTGTCTACTAAGCTACACGAAATTTTCGGGGAGGGATTTTTTGCTAGACCGAATCAGTTCCGGAAACAGGCTTGCTGGTTTGGAACTTTTGATGAATTTATTTATATCGATACCGATATCGTTGTTTTTGAGAAGATAGCAGATACTCTTGACTACCTGGCTGACTATGATTTTATTTGCTGTGATTACCAGCATGTCGGGGGAATCACTAATGTTTTCACCCCTAAAGTTATTGAAGATAAGATTTTTAGTGAAGCGGAACTGAAGGATATCTTTAATGGGGGGTTTTGGGGAGCCAAGAAAAATAAGATTAGTGAAGAAACTTTATATGAAACCTTTGCTGAGTGTGCGGCTCATCCCGAGTATTTTGACTTTTCCCAGAAAACCTCCGATCAGCCGATTATCAACTATATGATATTGAAGCAGATGCACCACCGATTTAATATTGTGCGTAGACCAGGGGGAGCTCCAGGAAATTGGGCAGGTAGTAAACAATTTCAAACCCAAGGAGTACGACTTATTGATCCAAATTTGAATCAACCCCTACAATATCTACACTGGGCTGGTATTCGTATTCAGCCTGGTTGTCCTTATTGGGATATCTGGAAACATTACCGCTATTTGAATGAACCTATGCCAGAGGATGAGTCTTTGCAGCCTAAAACTCAGAAGAGCTTATGGGAACAAATTACCAACAAATTACACAAATCACTGAAAAAGTAA
- a CDS encoding Npun_R2821/Npun_R2822 family protein: MSTGIYTLANDVVYDQLVALLNSIEVNAGKETPVCVIAYNDQLDKVRQDIATRDNVILLDNPELFVRWEEFSYRVWKTHPSALQEWQAQGMKTKFYRVGENHRYCAFDPESPFEKFIYLDADTLLMNSLDFVFKQLDESDFVVYDFQYKDPAHIFNVASPKLLEVFDESQINSEIFCSGFYGAKRGLFPEEQREWLVSQLANGEAEVLYKRAPNQSVLNYMRMRSGLSIHNFAVSLPKDKRTGNSVTSPHFEVRDNLLYDHGNRLTYLHYIGIKSKVFNKLCAGENIDFPYRDIFLHYRYYHQPEKRPQFTTKAKPYNQPPSLTTKVFKKLGLSR; this comes from the coding sequence ATGAGCACAGGAATTTATACATTAGCTAATGATGTGGTTTACGACCAACTGGTAGCACTGCTCAATAGTATAGAAGTTAATGCTGGCAAAGAGACTCCAGTTTGTGTGATTGCCTACAATGATCAGTTAGACAAGGTCCGTCAAGACATTGCCACCCGAGATAATGTAATCTTGCTGGATAATCCAGAACTATTTGTCCGTTGGGAAGAGTTTTCCTACCGTGTCTGGAAAACTCACCCCTCAGCCTTACAAGAATGGCAGGCACAAGGCATGAAGACGAAATTCTATCGAGTTGGTGAAAATCATCGTTACTGTGCCTTTGATCCAGAGAGTCCATTTGAAAAATTTATCTATCTCGATGCTGACACTCTGCTGATGAATTCGTTAGATTTCGTCTTTAAGCAGTTAGATGAGAGTGATTTTGTGGTTTATGACTTTCAGTATAAAGACCCAGCACATATTTTTAACGTAGCCTCACCGAAGTTACTAGAAGTATTCGATGAATCCCAGATTAATTCAGAAATTTTCTGTTCCGGATTTTATGGGGCTAAGCGAGGATTATTTCCTGAAGAGCAGCGAGAATGGTTAGTTTCTCAGTTAGCTAATGGGGAAGCAGAGGTTCTGTATAAGCGAGCCCCTAACCAATCTGTACTCAACTACATGAGGATGAGGTCTGGGTTATCAATCCATAATTTTGCTGTGAGTTTGCCTAAAGATAAAAGAACCGGTAATTCGGTAACATCTCCTCACTTTGAGGTTCGGGATAATCTACTTTATGATCATGGGAATCGCCTGACTTATCTCCATTACATTGGAATCAAATCAAAAGTTTTCAATAAACTGTGTGCTGGGGAGAATATCGACTTTCCCTACCGGGATATTTTCTTACATTACCGATATTATCATCAACCCGAAAAACGTCCTCAGTTTACTACTAAGGCTAAACCTTACAACCAGCCTCCTAGTTTAACCACTAAAGTCTTCAAAAAGTTAGGATTGAGTCGTTGA
- a CDS encoding glycosyltransferase family 10 domain-containing protein, translating to MDKKVIGMISSYKALKPSPVDWLWKQTPRPLGVWKNIQMIATAPQPDFLLLYNFNEFSDIKPRLPKFGNFFGLAHKPPDPKVPDLKTLLRGVPKERIISLVREPPFPEREEIRINEYKQAQEYCGYVCGPDDFAPIPDYMPAISYHNNSFRELNEMGPPEKTRSCCWITSGIARTANHRQRLAFLKLLRDSDLEFDVYGRDLPDWVNGYGKVGNKWNAMAPYYYNLAIENYAGNDWYVSEKLWDALLAWCLPIYYGGSGADKLLPPGSFLRLPSEDEKGLAYIQEVTATLDAWHEALDAIAEARQIILHELNLLNFLSKVVEKLG from the coding sequence ATGGACAAAAAAGTTATCGGTATGATAAGTAGCTATAAGGCACTGAAACCCAGTCCTGTTGATTGGCTATGGAAGCAAACCCCTCGTCCTTTGGGGGTTTGGAAAAATATTCAAATGATAGCTACTGCACCTCAACCGGATTTTTTACTGCTATACAACTTTAACGAATTTTCTGACATCAAACCACGATTACCCAAATTTGGCAACTTTTTTGGGCTAGCTCACAAGCCCCCTGATCCGAAAGTCCCAGATCTCAAGACTCTCTTGCGGGGAGTGCCAAAAGAACGGATTATTTCTTTGGTGCGGGAACCTCCATTCCCAGAACGGGAAGAGATCCGAATTAATGAATATAAACAAGCTCAGGAATACTGTGGCTATGTATGTGGTCCTGATGATTTTGCGCCCATTCCTGACTATATGCCTGCTATTTCATACCACAACAATTCGTTTCGTGAATTGAATGAAATGGGACCACCTGAAAAAACTCGTTCTTGTTGTTGGATTACCTCCGGTATTGCTCGTACGGCTAATCATCGTCAGCGTTTGGCGTTTTTGAAGCTGTTGAGGGACAGTGATCTAGAATTTGACGTGTATGGACGGGATTTGCCAGACTGGGTAAACGGATATGGAAAAGTAGGGAATAAGTGGAATGCGATGGCTCCTTATTACTACAACCTGGCGATTGAAAACTATGCTGGTAATGATTGGTATGTGAGTGAAAAGTTGTGGGATGCTTTATTAGCGTGGTGTTTACCCATCTACTATGGTGGTTCTGGTGCTGATAAATTATTGCCTCCAGGAAGCTTTTTGAGACTGCCAAGTGAGGATGAAAAGGGCTTAGCTTACATTCAGGAAGTGACCGCTACACTGGATGCATGGCATGAGGCTCTAGATGCGATCGCAGAAGCACGTCAAATCATTTTACATGAGTTGAATTTACTCAACTTCTTGTCTAAGGTAGTGGAAAAACTGGGGTAA
- a CDS encoding sulfotransferase family protein — MPNFLIIGAAKAGTTSIYRYLKQHPQIYMSPSKEPRFFAFEGKNLDFRGLGDEKEADFIVTNIDVYRKLFKKVTNQVAIGEASTSYLYIAKSVERIKYYIPKAKLIAILRDPAERAYSNYLHLLKQEREPLTDFAEALAQEEKRIQNNWWSFWHYKHQGLYYVQMKRYYEAFEKSQIKVYLYEDLNNNPIGMLKDMFGFLQIDDTFTPDISEKVRQAPRLPKNKALESFLNQPHPVKSILSPLLPASLRDKLVNKIRYLNRGKPKLSPAVRKQLIEFYREDILQLQDLIGRDLSQWLKC, encoded by the coding sequence ATGCCCAACTTTTTAATCATAGGTGCAGCTAAGGCTGGAACTACCTCAATTTATCGATATCTAAAGCAGCATCCGCAAATCTACATGAGTCCTTCCAAGGAACCTAGGTTTTTTGCTTTTGAAGGGAAAAATTTAGATTTCCGTGGTTTGGGAGATGAAAAAGAAGCTGATTTCATTGTTACTAATATTGACGTCTATCGTAAACTTTTTAAAAAGGTAACTAATCAAGTAGCTATTGGTGAAGCATCTACAAGTTATCTCTACATTGCTAAATCTGTTGAACGCATAAAGTACTACATTCCTAAGGCGAAACTGATCGCCATTCTTCGAGATCCAGCAGAAAGAGCCTATTCAAACTATTTACATTTACTCAAGCAAGAGCGCGAGCCACTAACGGATTTTGCTGAGGCTCTTGCCCAAGAAGAGAAGCGCATTCAAAATAACTGGTGGTCCTTCTGGCACTATAAACACCAGGGACTTTACTATGTCCAAATGAAGCGTTATTATGAGGCGTTTGAAAAAAGCCAGATTAAGGTTTATCTATACGAAGATTTGAATAATAATCCTATAGGTATGCTGAAAGATATGTTTGGTTTTTTGCAGATAGACGATACTTTTACCCCAGATATATCTGAAAAAGTTAGGCAAGCTCCTCGCCTTCCCAAAAACAAAGCCTTGGAATCATTTTTGAACCAACCGCACCCAGTTAAATCCATTCTCAGTCCATTGCTTCCTGCTAGCCTAAGGGATAAACTAGTTAACAAGATTAGATATTTAAATCGTGGGAAACCTAAGTTATCACCAGCAGTGCGGAAGCAATTGATTGAATTCTATCGTGAGGATATCCTCCAGCTTCAAGATTTGATTGGTCGGGATCTTTCCCAATGGCTAAAGTGTTGA
- a CDS encoding glycosyltransferase — MNKHYIFFTRNTLPQPNAAHLVHDVNSANAAANLGYSTVLVYLHPPEKSLNPLDWVYPFRLQQPPENLTKFYSIQDQLKVAPLPMPWPIGHIKGKLTSPSTIVCRYYFPIHIFPHTQILHTLDWNLVKTAIKHGIPVIYEREHYKKSDYDQSIVQNPLFKVAVTVADNIRDDMIRRGMPPEKIIKLHSGFNQSFLVRQPEPASEWRKKLLVDNRQRLVVYSGGLYRFKGVNLLVDVAKELPQIQFVFAGGNESQVQSYQQLAREKQANNVTFLGYIPHQQLPSLLQAADVLAHPHCSGEAASFTSPLKLFEYMASGTPIVATEIPPLMEFKSSSAIAGWCEPDNPAQLTRCLQQVLETYPRNVNGYAAQIEWGRQFSWENRMAKIMSNVAESIHPIISD; from the coding sequence ATGAATAAACACTATATCTTTTTTACCAGAAATACTTTACCTCAACCCAATGCTGCCCACTTAGTTCATGATGTAAATTCCGCCAATGCTGCTGCTAACCTTGGTTATTCTACTGTTTTAGTCTATCTTCACCCCCCAGAGAAATCCCTGAATCCCTTAGACTGGGTTTATCCATTTCGGCTCCAACAGCCACCGGAAAACCTGACCAAGTTTTACAGTATTCAGGATCAGCTCAAGGTGGCTCCCCTACCTATGCCTTGGCCCATTGGTCACATCAAAGGCAAACTAACTAGCCCCAGCACAATCGTTTGTCGTTACTATTTTCCAATTCATATTTTTCCCCATACTCAAATCTTACACACCTTGGATTGGAATTTAGTCAAAACAGCCATCAAGCATGGTATTCCAGTCATTTATGAGCGGGAACATTATAAAAAAAGTGACTATGATCAATCGATTGTCCAAAACCCACTTTTTAAAGTTGCAGTCACCGTAGCTGATAATATTCGGGACGATATGATTCGTAGGGGTATGCCCCCAGAAAAGATTATCAAACTCCATAGTGGCTTCAATCAGTCTTTTTTAGTAAGACAACCAGAACCAGCCTCTGAATGGCGCAAAAAACTTTTGGTGGATAACCGCCAAAGGTTAGTGGTCTATTCAGGAGGACTCTATCGCTTCAAAGGGGTCAACTTATTAGTTGATGTTGCTAAAGAATTACCACAGATTCAATTTGTCTTTGCTGGTGGCAACGAATCTCAAGTACAGTCTTATCAGCAGCTAGCTCGGGAAAAGCAAGCTAACAATGTTACCTTCTTAGGTTATATTCCCCACCAGCAGCTTCCCAGCTTACTCCAAGCTGCTGATGTGTTGGCTCATCCTCACTGTTCTGGTGAGGCCGCTAGCTTTACGTCTCCTCTGAAGCTCTTTGAGTATATGGCTTCAGGAACTCCGATTGTGGCAACAGAAATTCCTCCGTTGATGGAATTTAAATCGTCCAGTGCTATTGCTGGCTGGTGTGAACCGGATAACCCAGCTCAATTGACTCGTTGCCTCCAGCAGGTATTAGAAACCTATCCCAGAAACGTGAATGGTTATGCTGCTCAAATTGAGTGGGGGCGTCAGTTTTCTTGGGAAAATAGAATGGCCAAAATTATGAGCAATGTCGCAGAATCTATACATCCTATAATATCTGATTAA
- a CDS encoding replication restart DNA helicase PriA, which translates to MQITQKVYCPNCGSSAQRIYYQNTHLTQTQCPVCDYLMINCTRTGRVVEAYAPGIYAPSA; encoded by the coding sequence ATGCAGATAACACAGAAAGTTTACTGTCCTAATTGTGGCAGTAGTGCTCAAAGGATTTATTATCAAAACACTCACCTAACCCAGACTCAATGCCCCGTCTGTGATTATTTAATGATTAACTGCACTCGCACTGGCAGGGTGGTTGAGGCTTATGCCCCTGGCATCTATGCTCCTAGTGCTTAA
- the rlmN gene encoding 23S rRNA (adenine(2503)-C(2))-methyltransferase RlmN, whose translation MTNVSGSVSPLVNSIPPLLGASLVELTSWIQQQGQPAYRGRQLHGWIYEKGVRSLSEISVFPKQWRNTVTDVPIGRSRLHYRLEAKDGTVKYLLQLSDGQIIETVGIPTPKRLTVCVSSQVGCPMACDFCATGKSGFTRNLARHEIVDQVLTVREDFQQRVSNVVFMGMGEPLLNTEAVVGAVKSLNQDLGIGARSLTISTVGIPGRIRQLAQHQLQVTLAVSLHASNQQLREQLIPSAKHYPLKALLDECRDYVNLTSRRVTFEYILLGGLNDSQKHAVELAKNLRGFQSHVNLIPYNPISEVDYQRPNYRRIQGFVEALKQQHIAVSVRHSRGLDKDAACGQLRASRSN comes from the coding sequence ATGACTAATGTGAGTGGGTCGGTCTCACCACTGGTAAACTCAATTCCGCCATTGTTAGGAGCTTCTTTAGTAGAGTTAACCAGCTGGATACAACAACAGGGACAACCGGCTTATCGAGGGCGTCAGTTACACGGATGGATTTATGAAAAAGGAGTGCGATCGCTTTCTGAAATTTCCGTCTTTCCTAAACAGTGGCGTAACACCGTCACCGATGTCCCCATTGGTCGCTCAAGGTTACACTACCGTTTAGAAGCAAAGGATGGTACGGTAAAATACCTGCTCCAGTTATCAGATGGTCAAATTATTGAAACTGTAGGTATTCCCACACCAAAGCGTCTGACCGTGTGTGTGTCTTCCCAAGTGGGTTGTCCCATGGCTTGTGACTTCTGTGCTACTGGTAAAAGCGGATTCACTCGCAATCTAGCTCGCCATGAAATTGTCGATCAGGTGTTAACAGTGAGGGAAGATTTTCAACAACGAGTCAGCAATGTGGTGTTTATGGGTATGGGAGAGCCCTTGCTGAATACCGAAGCTGTGGTAGGTGCAGTCAAGTCTCTTAATCAGGACCTCGGGATTGGAGCGCGATCGCTTACTATCTCAACAGTTGGTATTCCCGGTCGTATCCGCCAACTCGCTCAGCATCAACTGCAAGTCACCCTTGCTGTCAGTCTACACGCCTCAAATCAGCAGCTACGGGAGCAACTGATTCCTAGTGCTAAGCACTATCCTCTCAAAGCACTATTAGATGAATGTCGAGACTATGTAAACTTAACAAGTCGCCGCGTGACCTTTGAATATATCCTTTTGGGTGGACTGAATGACTCTCAAAAACATGCTGTTGAGTTAGCTAAGAACCTGAGGGGGTTTCAGAGTCATGTCAATTTGATTCCCTACAATCCTATTAGTGAAGTAGATTACCAGCGTCCTAATTACCGCAGGATTCAAGGCTTTGTTGAAGCTCTTAAGCAGCAACACATTGCTGTCAGTGTACGCCATTCCCGTGGTCTTGACAAAGACGCCGCTTGTGGACAACTTAGAGCATCTAGAAGTAATTAG
- a CDS encoding formylglycine-generating enzyme family protein, with protein MREDVTYNEEEWEYACRAGTTTTYYYGNSHENLEEYAWYNSNSGGKTHPVGQKKPNKWELYDILGNVWEYCVKPGSSDDEDDSHRMMCGGSWLKRSGQCSCASRYEAEQSNSAHDIGFRVVCS; from the coding sequence ATCAGGGAGGATGTCACTTATAATGAGGAGGAATGGGAATATGCCTGTCGAGCAGGGACGACAACAACATATTACTATGGCAACAGCCATGAAAATCTGGAAGAATATGCTTGGTACAATAGTAATTCTGGTGGAAAAACTCATCCAGTAGGACAAAAAAAACCGAATAAATGGGAATTGTATGATATACTAGGTAATGTATGGGAGTATTGTGTTAAACCCGGGTCAAGTGATGATGAGGATGATAGTCATCGGATGATGTGCGGTGGCTCTTGGTTAAAAAGATCTGGTCAGTGCAGCTGTGCCTCTCGCTACGAAGCAGAACAGTCCAACTCGGCACACGACATCGGTTTCCGGGTAGTGTGTTCCTAG
- a CDS encoding type II toxin-antitoxin system RelE family toxin — MTDAPLVEVQLTPEFQRKLKVLAKKYRQIQADLQPILEQLQMGSFLGDQISGIGSTVMKVRIRNSDSQRGKSGGYRLIYWISSTELIILLDIYSKSDQQDIEVAEIRQIIKGVSNTSEETDT, encoded by the coding sequence TTGACTGACGCTCCGTTAGTTGAGGTGCAACTTACTCCTGAGTTTCAGCGTAAATTGAAAGTTCTGGCCAAGAAATACCGCCAAATTCAAGCAGATCTTCAGCCCATTCTCGAGCAGTTGCAAATGGGATCGTTTCTAGGAGATCAAATTTCTGGCATCGGTTCCACAGTTATGAAGGTGCGGATTAGGAACAGCGATAGTCAACGAGGTAAAAGCGGTGGCTATCGCCTGATTTACTGGATTTCATCTACTGAGTTGATTATTTTGTTGGATATTTACTCAAAGTCAGATCAGCAAGATATCGAAGTAGCTGAAATTAGGCAAATTATTAAGGGCGTTAGCAACACCTCTGAAGAAACAGATACTTGA
- a CDS encoding Rpn family recombination-promoting nuclease/putative transposase, which translates to MKTDTIFYRLFQSFPSIFFELINQGPTEALAYQFASVEVKQLAFRIDGVFLPTTTTPEQPIYFVEVQFQRDSEFYSRFFTEIFMYLNKNKISNDWRGVVIYSSRNVDKGATQQYQELVDSPRVSRIYLDELAETCAPSVGIATVQLIVTEEDTAISLAQDLIQRTTEEVDNERQKRELLQLIETILVYKLPKLSRTEIEAMFSLSDLRQTKVYQEALAEGIQAGRLEGIQAGRLEGIQEGRLEGKIQGKLESIPRLLALGLTVEQVAQALELEVEQVTKVIQQSSDS; encoded by the coding sequence GTGAAAACCGACACCATCTTCTATCGCCTGTTTCAATCGTTTCCCAGCATCTTCTTTGAATTAATTAACCAGGGTCCTACAGAAGCACTTGCTTATCAATTCGCTTCTGTGGAAGTCAAACAACTAGCCTTTAGAATTGATGGAGTCTTTCTGCCCACCACCACCACACCCGAACAACCAATTTATTTTGTAGAAGTCCAATTTCAGAGGGACTCTGAATTTTACTCCCGCTTCTTTACCGAAATTTTCATGTACTTAAACAAAAACAAAATCAGCAATGATTGGCGTGGTGTGGTGATTTACTCGAGCCGCAATGTCGATAAAGGAGCAACTCAACAATATCAAGAATTAGTCGATTCCCCAAGGGTATCTCGGATTTATCTCGATGAATTAGCCGAGACCTGTGCACCATCAGTAGGTATAGCTACAGTACAGCTAATTGTAACTGAGGAAGATACTGCGATCTCACTTGCTCAAGACTTGATTCAACGAACCACTGAGGAGGTAGACAATGAAAGACAAAAGCGAGAACTTCTACAATTAATAGAGACCATACTAGTGTATAAGTTACCCAAACTCAGTCGCACGGAGATAGAAGCCATGTTTAGCTTAAGTGATTTACGGCAAACCAAAGTTTATCAGGAGGCTTTAGCTGAAGGTATACAAGCAGGGAGACTTGAAGGTATACAAGCAGGGAGACTTGAAGGTATACAAGAAGGCAGACTTGAAGGTAAAATTCAAGGCAAATTAGAGTCCATACCTCGGTTGTTAGCGTTGGGGTTAACCGTAGAACAAGTTGCCCAAGCTTTAGAATTAGAGGTTGAACAAGTTACAAAGGTGATCCAGCAGTCTTCTGATAGTTGA
- a CDS encoding Rpn family recombination-promoting nuclease/putative transposase yields MKTDTIFYRLFQSFPSIFFELINHSPTEALAYQFASVEVKQLAFRIDGVFLPTTTTPEQPIYFVEVQFQRDSEFYSRFFTEIFMYLNTNKISNDWRGVVIYPSRNVDKGATQQYQELVNSPRVSRIYLDELAETSAPSVGIATVQLIVTEEDSAIAQAQDLIQRTTEEIDNEPQKRELLQLIETILVYKLPKLSRTEIEAMFSLSDLRQTKVYQEALAEGRLEGIQEGRLEGKIQGKLESIPRLLALGLTVEQVAQALELEVERVKQVLQQSSDS; encoded by the coding sequence GTGAAAACCGATACCATCTTCTATCGCCTGTTTCAATCGTTTCCCAGCATCTTCTTTGAATTAATTAACCATTCCCCTACGGAAGCACTTGCTTATCAATTCGCTTCTGTGGAAGTCAAACAACTAGCCTTTAGAATTGATGGAGTCTTTCTGCCCACCACCACCACACCCGAACAACCAATTTATTTTGTAGAAGTCCAATTTCAGAGGGACTCTGAATTTTACTCCCGCTTCTTTACCGAAATTTTCATGTACTTAAACACAAACAAAATCAGCAATGATTGGCGTGGTGTGGTGATTTACCCGAGCCGCAATGTGGATAAAGGAGCAACTCAACAATATCAAGAATTAGTCAATTCCCCAAGGGTATCTCGGATTTATCTCGATGAATTAGCCGAGACCTCTGCACCATCGGTGGGTATAGCTACAGTACAGCTAATTGTCACTGAGGAAGATTCTGCAATCGCACAAGCTCAAGACTTGATTCAACGAACCACTGAGGAGATAGACAATGAACCACAAAAGCGAGAACTTCTACAATTAATAGAGACCATACTGGTGTATAAGTTACCCAAACTCAGTCGCACGGAGATAGAAGCGATGTTTAGCTTAAGTGATTTACGGCAAACTAAAGTTTATCAGGAGGCTTTAGCCGAAGGTAGACTTGAAGGTATACAAGAAGGCAGACTTGAAGGTAAAATTCAAGGCAAATTAGAGTCCATACCTCGGTTGTTAGCCTTGGGTTTAACCGTAGAACAAGTTGCCCAAGCTTTAGAATTAGAAGTTGAACGAGTGAAACAGGTGCTCCAGCAGTCTTCTGATAGTTGA
- a CDS encoding endonuclease domain-containing protein has translation MCDNQQRQFHLPYNSKLVTRARELRKTMTPAEKKLWSDYLKKFKFRVLRQRPIGNFIVDFYCAAFKLVIEVDGEYHSTQSAQVYDQERTQIIKGYGLKVIRFTNDEVLHNFEAVCDRISSEIPPSPQKGGAR, from the coding sequence ATGTGTGATAACCAACAAAGACAATTCCATCTTCCTTATAATTCCAAATTAGTAACCAGAGCTAGAGAATTAAGGAAAACAATGACACCAGCGGAGAAAAAGCTGTGGTCTGACTATTTGAAAAAGTTTAAGTTTAGAGTCTTGCGACAAAGACCGATTGGGAATTTTATTGTTGATTTTTATTGTGCTGCTTTCAAATTAGTTATTGAAGTCGATGGAGAGTATCATTCTACACAATCTGCTCAAGTTTATGATCAAGAAAGAACTCAAATTATTAAAGGGTATGGATTAAAAGTAATTCGATTTACTAATGATGAAGTGTTGCATAATTTTGAGGCTGTTTGCGATCGCATTAGCAGTGAGATCCCCCCCAGCCCCCAGAAGGGGGGAGCTAGATAA
- a CDS encoding endonuclease domain-containing protein: protein MCDNQQRQFHLPYNSKLVTRARELRKTMTPAERKLWYDYLKKFKFRVLRQRAIGNFIVDFYCAALKLVIEVDGEYHSTQYTQVYDQERTQIIKGYGLKLIRFTNDEVLHNFEAVCDRISSEIPPSPP, encoded by the coding sequence ATGTGTGATAACCAACAAAGACAATTCCATCTTCCTTATAATTCCAAGTTAGTAACCAGAGCTAGAGAATTAAGGAAAACAATGACACCAGCCGAGAGAAAGCTGTGGTATGACTATTTGAAAAAGTTTAAGTTTAGAGTCTTGCGACAAAGAGCAATTGGGAATTTTATTGTTGATTTTTATTGTGCTGCTTTAAAATTAGTTATTGAAGTCGATGGAGAGTATCATTCTACACAATATACTCAAGTTTATGATCAAGAAAGAACTCAAATTATTAAAGGGTATGGATTAAAATTAATTCGATTTACTAATGATGAAGTGTTGCATAATTTTGAGGCTGTTTGCGATCGCATTAGCAGTGAGATCCCCCCCAGCCCCCCTTAA
- a CDS encoding endonuclease domain-containing protein, with product MCDNQQRQFHLPYNSKLVTRARELRKTMTPAERKLWSDYLKKFKFRVLRQRPIGNFIVDFYCAAFKLVIEVDGEYHSTQSAQVYDQERTQIIKGYGLKVIRFTNDEVLHNFEAVCDRISSEIPPSPP from the coding sequence ATGTGTGATAACCAACAAAGACAATTCCATCTTCCTTATAATTCCAAGTTAGTAACCAGAGCTAGAGAATTAAGGAAAACAATGACACCAGCCGAGAGAAAGCTGTGGTCTGACTATTTGAAAAAGTTTAAGTTTAGAGTCTTGCGACAAAGACCGATTGGGAATTTTATTGTTGATTTTTATTGTGCTGCTTTCAAATTAGTTATTGAAGTCGATGGAGAGTATCATTCTACACAATCTGCTCAAGTTTATGATCAAGAAAGAACTCAAATTATTAAAGGGTATGGATTAAAAGTAATTCGATTTACTAATGATGAAGTGTTGCATAATTTTGAGGCTGTTTGCGATCGCATTAGCAGTGAGATCCCCCCCAGCCCCCCTTAA